DNA from Streptomyces sp. Edi4:
CGCCTGGCTGCTGCTCGCCCTCAGCCGGGTACTGCGGCGCCTGGGCCACCCGGCGCCGAGACTGCCCCGAGGACAAGTGGGGCTCGTCCTGAAGGAAGTGATCGCCCGTGACCGGGAGGGCCTTGCCTACGACCTGTCCCGGCAGCGGATCGACCTGGAGATGGGGAGCACGGCTTGACACGAGAGCCGACCCCCGCGCTCTACGCGACGCGGGGCCCCAACGACCTGGAAGTGGCCGCCATCAGGAAGGAGTTGGCACGCAGCCGGTGCGTCGTCGTCGCGGGAAGGACCGAGGACTGGTGGTCGCGGGACGCGGCACCGGACGCCGAGGAGGTACGGGTCCTGCTCGGCGCGGACCGCGCGCGGGCCGACCGCCAGCCCACACCCGAGCGGCGCGTCCGCTTCATCGTCTCGCGCCTGATGCTCAGGGCCACGGCCGGCGCCCTCCTGGGCACCGACCCGGCACTCTTCGAGATCGCCTACACCCCCACCGGGCGCCCCCATCTGCGGGGCTGCGACGACCTGGACATCAGCGTCGGCGACTGCGAAGGACTGGTGGCCGTGGGCCTGATGGACGGCGGCCGGGTCGGTGTGGACGTGGCGCCCCTGCGGCCGCCGCCGCTGCGGCTGCCGTCCGTGGAGCACCTGCTCACCCGGTACGAACTGGAGCGGCTGCGCGCGGCCCCGGCCCCCGCGCGCCACCCGCTGCTCCTGCGGTTTCTGACCCTGAAGAATTCCTATGCCAAGGCCATGGGAAGCGGGCGAAGGATTCCGTACGCAGATTTCGGATTGGCGACGGACGGCGACGGGTGTCACCTCATGGGGAAGGACGGGCGCTTTCATGTGCCCGGCCTCGGGGCGGCCTCCAACCATTTCGGCTCCACTCATCTGAT
Protein-coding regions in this window:
- a CDS encoding 4'-phosphopantetheinyl transferase superfamily protein; this translates as MTREPTPALYATRGPNDLEVAAIRKELARSRCVVVAGRTEDWWSRDAAPDAEEVRVLLGADRARADRQPTPERRVRFIVSRLMLRATAGALLGTDPALFEIAYTPTGRPHLRGCDDLDISVGDCEGLVAVGLMDGGRVGVDVAPLRPPPLRLPSVEHLLTRYELERLRAAPAPARHPLLLRFLTLKNSYAKAMGSGRRIPYADFGLATDGDGCHLMGKDGRFHVPGLGAASNHFGSTHLISATGVVTSG